In the Sandaracinus amylolyticus genome, GAAGGCGTGGGAGGAGACGAAGGCGCTCCCCGAGGTGCGCCTGCGCTCGGTCGAGCCGAGCAAGATGGATCGCGAGCTGCGGATCATCCTCGACATCTTCAACGACGCCTGGAAGGACAACTGGGGCTTCGTCCCGGCGACCGCCGAAGAGGCGAAGAAGATGGGCGAGGAGCTCAAGCTGATCCTCGACAAGGAGCTCGCGTTCATCGCCGAGGTCGACGGCAAGGCGGTCGCGATCTGCGTCGCGCTGCCGAACCTCAACGAGGTCATCCGCGACTTCGACGGCAAGCTGAACCCGGTCACGCTCGGCAAGCTGATCTGGCGCCTGAAGGTCAAGCGCCCGAAGAGCGCGCGCCTCGTGATGCTCGGCATCCGGAGCGAGATGCGCCACCAGCGTCGCTACGCGGGCCTCTCGCACGCGCTCTACGTCGAGGTCGCGAAGCGCGGCGAGAAGCTCGGCTACCAGTGGGGCGAGCTCTCCTGGACGCTCGAGGACAACCGACCCATCAACCTCGGCATCAAGTCGATGGGCGCGCGCATCTACAAGAAGTACCGCGTGTACGAGAAGGACGTCGCGCCCGGGCAGGGAGGCTGATCGATGCTCCGCGAGATCTCGCTCGTCCTGCACATCGTCGGCGTGCTGCTGTGGATCGGCGGCAGCGCGAGCGCTGCCTGGAGCGCGGCACAGCTCGCGCTCGTGTCGTCCGCGGAGCAGCGCAAGGAAGGGCTGCTCGCGGTGCGTCGCGCGTTGCTCGCGATCGTGACGCCGGGCCTCCTGCTCGCGTGGGCCGGCGGGCTCACGATGTTCTTCACGGGCCTCGACCTGTACGCGCGCGCCGGGTGGATGCACGGCAAGCTCACGATCGGGATCGTCGTCGCCGCGCTGCACGGCGTGCTCGTCGCGCGGGTGCGCAAGGGCGCGAGCGGTGAGCGCGAGGTCTCGCAGGGCTTCTTCGCGGGCATCGCGATGACCATCGTCGTGCTCGCGGCCGTGGTCGTCGCGCTGGTGGTCTTCCGCCCGGGATCGTGAGCGAGCGTTCACGGTCGACGCGGCGCGATCGTGAACGTGGTGCCCCGGATGCGCGGTGGGACACGCGCGTTTCGCGAAGCGCGGCATCGTGGCACGCTAGCTGCTGACCGCGAGGCGATCATGATGCGACGCGTCCTCCTCATCGCCCTCGTCTGCGCGAGCTTCGCCACGGGCTGCGGTGACCACCGACTGACCGCGAGCGGCTTCGCGCGCTTCGAGAGCGACGATCTGCGGACGGGCTTCGAGCTCCCGATGAACGTCCGGATCGACGGGGACGGCGCTGCGGGTGGCGTCACGGGCTCGTGCGAGATCGAGCCGGTCGGTGACGAGGAGTACGCGGTGATCATCGACCTCTTCGGCGGGGGCGGTGACGAGGGCCTCCGCTCGCTCACGCTGCGCGCGCAGAGCGATGGAGCGAGCAGCAGCGTCGAGGCTCGCGTCGCGTCGGGCACCTACACCGGCGACGCGTCGTGCGTGGTCGAGCTGACCGACGTCGATGGCGACGACGTGATCGTCGACGTCGAGGCGTGCACGCTCACCTCGGGCACGAGCACCGCGACGCTCGACGCGCACCTCGAGCTCGACGGCTGTGCCGTCGTGCAGTGATCACTCGAGCCTGATCGTTCTCCCCGACCACGTCCGCACCTCGATCGCGCCCCCATCGGTCGTCACGATGACGCCGCCGTCGCGATCGGTGCGGACCACGTGCTCCGCGCTCGCCTCGAGCCGCTCGACCACGTCGGCGTGAGGATGCCCGAACGTGTTGCCGCGCCCCGCGCTCACGACGGCGACGCGGGGCCGCAGCACGTCGAGGAAGGGCGCGGTGCTCGACGTGCGGGAGCCGTGGTG is a window encoding:
- a CDS encoding CopD family protein, coding for MLREISLVLHIVGVLLWIGGSASAAWSAAQLALVSSAEQRKEGLLAVRRALLAIVTPGLLLAWAGGLTMFFTGLDLYARAGWMHGKLTIGIVVAALHGVLVARVRKGASGEREVSQGFFAGIAMTIVVLAAVVVALVVFRPGS